Proteins co-encoded in one Brassica rapa cultivar Chiifu-401-42 chromosome A02, CAAS_Brap_v3.01, whole genome shotgun sequence genomic window:
- the LOC103855283 gene encoding calmodulin-binding protein 25 — protein sequence MDSGNSSSMQSSSGGGGGEQEEYDSRADQSISALFNNNNATTAGQTQLDSLIANYLNTGWSTDNPLWSTTTMKPTDGSTPPVFFTNPLQQDLRIVSNTDTSSPISSVPTDKKNGLAVTTRIPKKRSRVSRRAPTTILTTDTSNFRAMVQEFTGSPSNPFAGLSSSSSPFPRSRSDLFGPSSPSSSSRPLKPFPHKITPPPSTSHRYLTPPSTYYHQGHLLNLNMQTIANPFFNNHVDVGTNFGGLHNIIASSSSSMAQPTLNTMHGLDKNSDTDNDPLRSINGEEQYMVQRSDGYTPPVASGSENNLAAVRNKGMKELSWISPSD from the coding sequence ATGGATTCCGGCAACAGTAGTAGCATGCAATCTTCaagcggtggtggtggaggagaacAAGAAGAGTACGACTCACGCGCCGATCAATCAATCTCTGCTTtattcaacaacaacaacgcaACCACCGCCGGTCAAACACAGCTTGACTCTCTCATAGCTAACTATCTCAACACCGGTTGGTCAACAGATAATCCACTCTGGTCAACAACGACCATGAAGCCCACTGATGGCTCTACACCACCAGTCTTCTTCACAAACCCACTTCAACAAGATCTGAGAATAGTCTCAAACACAGACACAAGTAGTCCCATTAGTTCTGTCCCTACCGACAAGAAAAACGGTCTGGCGGTGACAACACGGATTCCTAAGAAGAGATCTCGAGTCTCGAGACGGGCACCTACCACTATTTTGACCACTGACACTTCAAACTTCAGAGCCATGGTTCAAGAATTCACTGGTAGTCCTTCAAATCCTTTCGCTGgattatcatcatcatcctctcctTTTCCAAGATCAAGATCTGACCTATTCGGcccttcttctccttcatcatCCTCACGACCCTTGAAACCCTTTCCTCACAAGATTACCCCACCACCATCAACCAGTCATCGTTACCTAACTCCTCCTTCTACATATTATCATCAGGGTCATCTCCTTAACCTGAACATGCAAACCATCGCAAACCCTTTTTTCAATAACCACGTGGACGTGGGAACAAACTTTGGGGGGCTTCACAACATTATTGCCTCTTCATCCTCGTCGATGGCACAGCCAACCCTAAACACTATGCATGGACTGGACAAGAATTCTGACACCGATAATGATCCTCTAAGATCGATCAATGGTGAAGAGCAATACATGGTGCAAAGATCCGATGGTTACACACCGCCCGTTGCTTCTGGATCGGAGAATAATTTAGCAGCGGTGAGAAATAAAGGTATGAAGGAATTATCATGGATCTCTCCTTCTGATTAG
- the LOC103855284 gene encoding U-box domain-containing protein 38: MGKSGRLRWNPFSHRSSSSRQEQNQQQQQPPVEFICPISKTIMSDPVVVSSGQTFERVCVQVCRDLGFIPKLNDLNENPPDFSTVIPNRNMKSTIDGWCDSVGVERPQPPDYSAVETNLRHQMPPSEVEIRVSEQELLRAVADRAPVIYHHADSDLMGRRKPTGDFNSTSSDESVIVAQSPFTPLPLTTRPACFSPSSSSSEIEFSAAANSPEEEEIYNKLKSSDVFDQEQGLIMMRKMTRTKDEARVSLCSSRILALLKSMIVSRYSLVQTNSLASLVNLSLEKTNKLTIVRLGFIPLLIDVLKSGSKEAQEHAAGSIFSLSLEDDNKMPIGVLGALQPLLHALRAAESDRTRHDAGLALYHLSLNQTNRLKLVRLGAVPVLFSLVRSGESASRALLVICNLACCSEGRSAMLDANAVGILVGKLREEEERRGEESRSSAAARENCVAALFALSHESLRFKGLAKEARVVEVLKEVEERGTERAREKAKKILQLMRERVPEEEEDDGEGTVDWDRVILDSNGSIRSRFRGGGGRNRMVTQNSSGF; encoded by the coding sequence ATGGGTAAGAGCGGACGGCTCAGATGGAACCCTTTCAGCCACAGATCCTCTTCATCAAGACAGGAACagaaccaacaacaacaacaacctccAGTTGAATTCATATGTCCGATTTCAAAAACAATAATGTCCGACCCAGTTGTCGTCTCCTCCGGTCAAACCTTCGAACGTGTCTGCGTCCAAGTCTGTCGCGACTTAGGCTTCATCCCCAAACTCAATGACCTTAACGAAAATCCGCCGGATTTCTCTACAGTAATCCCTAACCGTAACATGAAATCAACAATCGACGGCTGGTGCGACTCCGTCGGCGTGGAACGACCACAACCGCCGGATTACTCCGCCGTGGAAACCAATCTCCGCCACCAGATGCCGCCGTCGGAAGTGGAGATCCGCGTGTCGGAGCAGGAGCTGCTGAGAGCGGTGGCGGACCGAGCTCCCGTGATATACCACCACGCAGACTCTGACCTAATGGGCCGAAGAAAGCCCACCGGGGATTTCAACTCGACAAGCTCTGATGAATCGGTGATCGTGGCCCAAAGCCCATTTACTCCTCTCCCTCTAACCACCCGCCCCGCTTGCTTCTCCCCTTCGTCTTCCTCCTCCGAAATCGAATTCTCCGCCGCCGCGAATTCGCCGGAGGAGGAAGAGATCTACAACAAGCTCAAAAGCTCCGACGTGTTCGATCAGGAGCAGGGGTTGATCATGATGAGGAAGATGACTCGGACGAAAGACGAAGCTAGAGTTTCGCTATGCTCATCTCGGATCCTCGCTCTCCTCAAGAGCATGATCGTGTCTAGATACAGCTTAGTGCAGACGAACTCTCTAGCTTCTCTCGTGAATCTATCTCTCGAGAAGACCAACAAGCTAACGATCGTACGGTTAGGATTCATTCCTTTATTGATAGATGTTTTAAAGTCAGGTTCCAAGGAGGCGCAAGAGCACGCCGCGGGTTCGATCTTTAGTCTCTCGTTGGAAGACGATAATAAAATGCCTATAGGAGTTTTAGGCGCGCTTCAGCCGCTTCTCCACGCGCTTAGAGCGGCCGAGAGTGACCGCACGCGCCACGACGCGGGTCTAGCGTTGTATCATTTGTCTTTAAACCAAACGAATAGGTTGAAGCTTGTTAGGCTTGGAGCTGTTCCGGTTCTGTTCTCGTTGGTTCGGTCTGGCGAGTCAGCGAGTAGAGCGCTTTTGGTTATATGTAACTTGGCTTGTTGTAGCGAAGGGCGGTCGGCGATGCTTGATGCTAACGCGGTGGGGATACTTGTCGGGAAGCtgagggaggaggaggagaggaggGGGGAGGAGAGTCGGTCCTCGGCGGCGGCGAGGGAGAATTGCGTGGCGGCGTTGTTCGCGTTGAGTCACGAGAGTTTGAGGTTTAAGGGGTTGGCGAAGGAGGCGAGGGTGGTGGAAGTGTTGAAGGAGGTTGAGGAGAGGGGGACGGAGAGGGCGAGGGAGAAGGCGAAGAAGATTCTTCAGTTGATGAGGGAGAGGGttccggaggaggaggaggatgatggCGAAGGGACGGTTGATTGGGACAGAGTTATTCTTGACTCGAACGGGTCGATACGGTCGAGGTTTAGGGGTGGTGGTGGTCGGAACAGAATGGTCACTCAGAATTCTTCTGGCTTCTAA
- the LOC103855285 gene encoding short-chain dehydrogenase RED1 — protein sequence MGSSEEMPVVLITGCSHGGIGNALAREFSSKGCRVVATSRSQSTMADLANDPKFLVQELDVQSEHNVNKVLSEVIDKFGQIDVLVNNAGVQCIGPLAEIPIQTMEHTFNTNVFGSMRMTQAVVPHMALKKKGKIVNIGSISTMAPGPWAGVYTASKAALHALTDTLRLELRPFGIDVINIVPGGIQSNISDSGISSFDKLPELKLYKPFQEAIRERAFLSQNVKPIPAETFAKEVVSMVLKEHPPAWYSTGRLSTIAAIMHHLPISVKDFLLTKSFMKKGPEETV from the exons ATGGGAAGCAGCGAGGAGATGCCAGTGGTGCTCATCACAGGATGCTCACACGGAGGAATCGGCAACGCGCTGGCTCGTGAGTTCTCGTCGAAGGGTTGTCGTGTTGTGGCGACGAGTCGATCGCAGAGCACGATGGCCGATTTGGCGAACGATCCCAAGTTTTTAGTACAAGAGCTCGATGTTCAGTCAGAACATAACGTGAATAAAGTCTTGTCGGAAGTTATCGACAAGTTCGGTCAAATCGATGTTCTGGTCAATAACGCCGGAGTTCAATGCATAGGACCACTCGCGGAGATTCCAATTCAGACCATGGAGCACACCTTTAACACCAATGTGTTCG gttccATGAGGATGACACAAGCTGTTGTACCTCACATGGCGTTAAAGAAGAAAGGAAAGATTGTGAACATAGGAAGTATCAGCACAATGGCACCAGGACCATGGGCAGGGGTTTATACTGCATCAAAAGCTGCTCTTCATGCTCTTACAGACACTTTAAG gTTGGAGCTTAGGCCATTTGGGATTGATGTGATCAACATTGTCCCAGGAGGTATTCAATCTAACATATCCGACTCAGGGATATCGAGCTTCGACAAGTTACCTGAGCTGAAACTATATAAGCCTTTCCAAGAAGCTATCCGTGAAAGGGCGTTTTTGTCGCAAAACGTTAAGCCAATACCTGCAGAGACGTTTGCGAAAGAGGTGGTATCAATGGTCCTGAAGGAACACCCACCGGCTTGGTATTCTACAGGGAGGTTGTCCACCATTGCAGCGATAATGCACCATTTGCCCATATCCGTCAAAGATTTTCTCCTGACTAAGAGCTTCATGAAAAAAGGACCAGAAGAAACTGTTTGA
- the LOC103855286 gene encoding uncharacterized protein LOC103855286, whose translation MEPEITKHERERQAITGDNRKQERESDMADIAILVAEEYERRVRQTADSKSASLEFDWWKNVPAKLTIGVNEKKIESLMKKFEAKSQFALAISHGFFSA comes from the coding sequence ATGGAACCAGAGATAACCAAACACGAAAGAGAGAGACAAGCAATAACCGGAGATAACCGAAAgcaggagagagagagtgacaTGGCGGACATAGCGATTTTGGTGGCGGAGGAGTATGAGCGGAGGGTGAGACAGACGGCGGATTCGAAATCAGCGTCGTTGGAATTTGATTGGTGGAAGAATGTTCCGGCGAAGTTGACAATAGGAGTCAACGAGAAGAAGATAGAGAGTTTGATGAAGAAGTTTGAAGCTAAATCTCAGTTCGCTCTTGCCATCTCACATGGCTTCTTCTCTGCTTAG